In Papaver somniferum cultivar HN1 chromosome 1, ASM357369v1, whole genome shotgun sequence, a genomic segment contains:
- the LOC113330153 gene encoding peroxidase 29-like has protein sequence MVKDLQSSSLLRQLQQERICSKMLRLLRSVMMVMILVIPGLLVSVNEAHLSYGHYQTSCPNVEALVKDTLVPIFLTDATAPASFLRLLFHDCQVQGCDASLLLNSERRNTGSEMISSKNFMIRNRESIGLIKSVVESECPGQVSCADIIALAAKESVAFTGGPQIQVPLGRKDSTSSSYKQADLSLPSPQVSVDGMLQIFKSKGMNLQESVAVLGARTLGVEHCLNIVDRLYNPKHTNSNAASANDMLEKGYEVVLKMQCPTRVPLTNLTFVPNDVTPLTFDNQYYRDIIFGRGLFGIDSSISKDPRTSPIVKSFAEDQNYFFQVFASAFVKLSSTNVLTGNLGQIRSHCSRLN, from the exons ATGGTCAAGGATTTGCAAAGTTCATCTCTACTTAGACAACTACAACAAGAGCGAATTTGTTCAAAAATGTTGCGTCTTTTGCGATCTGTTATGATGGTAATGATACTGGTAATACCAGGGTTACTAGTGTCAGTTAATGAAGCTCATCTCTCTTATGGACACTACCAGACTTCATGCCCAAATGTTGAAGCCTTAGTCAAGGATACACTTGTACCCATTTTCTTGACTGATGCTACTGCTCCTGCATCTTTCTTAAGGCTCCTGTTCCATGACTGTCAAGTTCAG GGTTGTGATGCGTCATTATTGCTCAACTCTGAACGCAGAAACACTGGTTCAGAGATGATTTCCTCAAAAAACTTCATGATAAGAAACCGCGAATCAATCGGGCTGATAAAATCAGTTGTGGAATCAGAGTGTCCAGGGCAAGTCTCTTGTGCTGATATTATTGCTTTAGCTGCTAAAGAGTCGGTAGCCTTCACTGGAGGACCTCAAATTCAAGTTCCTCTTGGAAGGAAAGACTCTACAAGTTCAAGTTATAAACAAGCTGATCTGAGTCTACCTTCACCACAAGTGAGTGTAGATGGAatgcttcaaatcttcaaatctAAAGGAATGAATCTTCAAGAATCCGTCGCCGTGTTGG gAGCACGTACATTAGGTGTTGAACATTGTCTGAACATTGTGGACAGACTATACAATCCTAAACACACCAACAGCAATGCCGCCTCTGCTAACGATATGTTGGAAAAAGGTTATGAAGTTGTACTGAAGATGCAATGCCCAACTAGAGTTCCTCTAACAAACCTTACGTTTGTGCCTAATGATGTAACTCCCCTAACCTTTGATAATCAGTACTACAGAGACATCATTTTTGGCAGAGGTTTATTTGGTATTGACTCCAGCATCTCAAAGGATCCAAGAACATCACCAATTGTTAAGTCGTTCGCGGAGGATCAAAACTACTTTTTTCAAGTCTTTGCTTCTGCATTTGTGAAGCTTTCCTCAACAAATGTACTTACAGGGAATTTGGGTCAGATTAGGAGTCATTGCAGTAGATTAAATTAA
- the LOC113330847 gene encoding neurofilament medium polypeptide-like, producing the protein MYRNSGSNVCLSWLHYKVLVPLGMDVVGKNEKKKDKRNKEKEALSSAEVPSEKKKHKKNKEKEIVSTSEVPTEKKKHKKSNEIEAISSSEVPAEKKKKKKKHKRNKEKEAFSSSDVAKSEEKEGVSDNGREENSKRKKKRDKEMVTECSDVECATDQVVYREKDHIGVSGEENNEHVKRGKGKKDKRTNANEGDSGESCIEKSGGEAQSGSHSSKKRSRKEEVLDEVLGEGKKKKKRTKLDADIGNTNANIGDVETENNFGSTNEHLRNLDSKKSSKRVKFASHVEVFPPPDDKDDMEETPEDKLV; encoded by the exons ATGTACAGAAATTCTGGGTCTAAT GTTTGTCTGTCTTGGTTGCATTATAAAGTCTTGGTTCCTCTTGGAATGGACGTGGTagggaaaaatgaaaagaagaaggaCAAGAGAAACAAGGAGAAAGAGGCTTTGAGCTCTGCAGAAGTACCTTCAGAGAAGAAgaagcacaagaaaaacaaggagAAAGAGATTGTAAGTACCTCAGAAGTACCTACAGAAAAGAAGAAGCACAAGAAAAGCAATGAAATAGAGGCTATAAGTTCCTCAGAAGTAcctgcagagaagaaaaagaagaagaagaagcacaagAGAAACAAGGAGAAAGAGGCTTTCAGCTCCTCAGATGTTGCCAAATCAGAGGAGAAAGAAGGCGTGTCTGATAATGGGAGAGAAGAAAATAGTAAACGCAAAAAGAAGAGAGACAAGGAAATGGTTACGGAGTGCAGTGATGTAGAATGTGCAACTGATCAAGTGGTTTATAGAGAGAAGGATCACATTGGCGTGAGTGGTGAGGAAAATAACGAGCATGTGAAGAGGGGGAAGGGTAAAAAAGATAAAAGAACGAACGCAAATGAAGGTGATTCCGGAGAAAGCTGCATTGAGAAGTCTGGCGGTGAGGCTCAATCTGGTTCTCATTCTTCTAAGAAGAGGAGCAGAAAGGAGGAAGTGCTAGATGAAGTATtaggagaggggaagaagaagaagaaaagaaccaaaTTGGATGCGGATATTGGAAACACCAATGCAAATATTGGAGATGTTGAAACGGAAAACAATTTCGGCAGCACAAATGAGCATTTGAGGAACCTGGATTCCAAAAAATCATCCAAAAGAGTAAAATTTGCAAGTCATGTAGAAGTCTTCCCTCCACCCGATGACAAAGATGATATGGAGGAAACCCCGGAAGATAAGTTGGTTTGA
- the LOC113330780 gene encoding cyclin-D-binding Myb-like transcription factor 1, which produces MILNCSKHPRLKGCWKEIGAALPHRPWGAVYQRGHTLLERAETRNWTEDEKAFILRFHEKHGPLWKSMADVLGKNRYHVKDTWRRIHRAGLVKALKGKWSQAEYQSLFNLVNKDLRMHVYEEKKSKHGMIRDNISWKAIGNRLATRTDMYCCLKWYKQLSSSMVQEGKWADTDDYRLLDELLRLDACCVEDVDWDNLLEHRSGDITLKRWRRMVNHIGTHGLQSFAEQVEVLAERYYPELLEVREALDSRPVVD; this is translated from the exons ATGATTCTCAACTGCAGCAAACATCCAAGATTAAAAGGATGTTGGAAGGAAATAG GGGCAGCCTTACCACATAGGCCTTGGGGAGCAGTATATCAGAGAGGACATACTTTGTTAGAGAGGGCAGAGACACGTAACTGGACTGAGGATGAGAAAGCATTTATCTTAAG GTTTCATGAAAAGCATGGACCACTGTGGAAAAGCATGGCTGATGTCCTTGGAAAGAATCGTTATCATGTTAAGGATACATGGCGTCGGATACATCGTGCGGGTCTTGTAAAGGCCCTAAAGG GTAAGTGGTCTCAGGCGGAGTATCAGTCCTTGTTTAATTTAGTAAATAAGGATTTGCGGATGCATGTGTATGAGGAAAAGAAATCAAAGCATGGCATG ATACGTGACAATATCAGTTGGAAAGCGATTGGCAACCGTTTGGCTACTCGGACAGATATGTATTGCTGTCTCAAATG GTATAAACAATTATCATCATCCATGGTGCAAGAAGGTAAATGGGCCGACACAGACGATTATCGATTGCTGGACGA ACTTCTTAGGCTGGATGCTTGCTGTGTTGAAGATGTTGACTGGGATAATCTTCTTGAACATAG GTCTGGAGATATTACTCTGAAACGTTGGAGACGGATGGTAAATCACATTGGTACCCATGGACTGCAATCCTTCGCAGAACAAGTAGAAGTGCTCGCTGAACGCTATTATCCTGAACTACTTGAAGTCAGAGAAGCTCTTGACAGCAGACCTGTAGTTGATTGA